One Diospyros lotus cultivar Yz01 chromosome 1, ASM1463336v1, whole genome shotgun sequence genomic window carries:
- the LOC127804159 gene encoding uncharacterized protein LOC127804159 produces MEVLSIGASYSSLSSFQFAMVPTRVLTTQLHKPTMNLRFYQRRTSSFSSNHKDKVEFKLFTATSPTVSTEFTDPPEQEVEIQSQEEKFDWYAQWYPVMPVCDLDKRAPHAKKVMGLDIVVWWDRNESSWKVFDDSCPHRLAPLSEGRIDQWGRLQCVYHGWCFSGSGDCKLIPQSPPDGPPVISQICKETLLFPQFGYFLVFSFNFIDWSLIPCALNFCYACGEILHVLTFLFFVVQSFVVFSSVWVVIPYWLCKEVRVGIYIPSSHLGLGPKGHPDFVSGRTL; encoded by the coding sequence ATGGAAGTTCTCTCTATCGGagcttcttattcttctttgtcTTCCTTTCAGTTCGCAATGGTCCCAACAAGAGTTCTCACGACCCAACTCCACAAACCCACGATGAATCTTCGATTCTACCAACGACGCACTTCATCTTTCTCATCGAACCACAAGGACAAAGTCGAATTCAAGCTTTTCACAGCTACGTCTCCCACAGTTTCGACTGAATTCACCGACCCACCTGAACAAGAAGTTGAAATTCAGAGTCAAGAAGAGAAATTCGATTGGTATGCGCAGTGGTATCCGGTTATGCCGGTCTGCGACCTCGACAAGAGGGCCCCACATGCAAAGAAAGTTATGGGGCTTGATATTGTGGTTTGGTGGGATAGGAATGAAAGTTCATGGAAGGTGTTTGATGATAGTTGTCCCCACAGGTTGGCTCCATTATCTGAAGGAAGGATTGATCAATGGGGAAGGTTGCAGTGTGTGTACCATGGTTGGTGTTTCAGTGGCTCTGGTGACTGCAAACTCATTCCCCAGTCACCCCCAGATGGTCCTCCGGTAATATCTCAAATTTGCAAAGAAACACTACTTTTTCCACAGTTTGGCTATTTTCTggtatttagttttaatttcatTGATTGGTCCTTAATCCCTTGTGCTCTAAACTTTTGCTATGCATGTGGTGAAATTCTCCATGTACTCACTTTCCTCTTTTTTGTTGTCCaatcttttgttgttttttctaGTGTGTGGGTAGTTATCCCATATTGGTTGTGTAAAGAGGTGAGAGTGGGTATTTATATTCCTTCCTCACACTTGGGTTTGGGCCCTAAGGGGCACCCAGATTTTGTGAGCGGGCGAACCCTTTAG